In Pseudanabaena yagii GIHE-NHR1, the following proteins share a genomic window:
- a CDS encoding pentapeptide repeat-containing protein: MLILIQKSLVKITSLSQHYQSIMLNLSKPLFAGILTIIAIANASPSLADPSSDRLQAANRQRLIETNRCQGCNLQNTDLSGLKLIGANLNKANLQGANLRSVDLRGANLQEALLTQADLSYADLRVTNFSKANLQGANLSNTHLLEASFLQSNLQEANLTDSYGDGNVDAFSLVKQFVNLEGANLLKANLTNAKLGFANLESANLSEANLVDANLENSSLINTNLKNAKLCNTTLQDGSVNSQDCR; encoded by the coding sequence ATGCTGATTTTAATTCAGAAAAGCTTGGTTAAAATCACATCATTAAGTCAACATTATCAATCTATTATGCTAAATCTTTCCAAACCCTTGTTTGCAGGAATCTTAACGATCATAGCGATCGCTAACGCTTCACCATCGTTAGCTGACCCTAGTAGCGATCGGCTCCAAGCCGCCAATCGTCAACGGCTCATTGAAACTAACCGATGTCAGGGCTGCAACTTACAAAATACAGATTTAAGTGGGCTTAAACTCATTGGTGCAAATCTTAACAAAGCAAATTTGCAAGGTGCAAATCTTCGTAGCGTCGATCTTAGAGGTGCAAATTTACAGGAAGCATTACTCACACAAGCTGATCTGAGCTATGCCGATCTTCGTGTCACTAACTTTAGTAAAGCCAATTTGCAAGGTGCAAATCTCAGCAATACCCATTTATTAGAGGCTTCCTTCCTCCAAAGTAATCTTCAAGAAGCCAATTTGACTGATAGCTATGGTGATGGCAATGTTGATGCTTTTAGCTTAGTAAAGCAATTCGTGAACCTCGAAGGAGCAAATCTACTCAAAGCGAATTTAACTAACGCTAAGTTAGGGTTTGCCAATCTCGAAAGCGCTAATCTGAGCGAAGCTAATTTAGTGGATGCGAATCTCGAAAATTCGTCACTAATAAACACAAATCTGAAGAATGCAAAGCTATGTAACACCACTCTGCAAGATGGCTCAGTTAATAGCCAAGATTGTCGTTAA